The following proteins come from a genomic window of Lachnoclostridium phytofermentans ISDg:
- a CDS encoding ribonucleoside triphosphate reductase produces MIKVVKRDGEIAEFALSKISSAIAKAFNATQKLYNEDIINLLSLRVTSDFQTKLKDSTVTVEDIQDSVEHVLEQSGYTDVAKAYILYRKNREKIRNMKSTILDYKEIVDMYVKEEDWRVKENSTVTYSVGGLILHNSGAITANYWLSEIYDEEIANAHRSADIHIHDLSMLTGYCAGWSLKQLIKEGLGGIPGKITSSPAKHLSTLCNQMVNFLGIMQNEWAGAQAFSSFDTYLAPFVKVDNLSYEEVKQCIQCFIYGVNTPSRWGTQAPFSNITLDWTVPNDLAELPCIVGGKEMEFKYKDCKKEMDLVNKAFIEIMIEGDANGRGFQYPIPTYSITKDFDWSDTENNRLLFEMTAKYGTPYFSNYINSDMEPSDVRSMCCRLRLDLRELRKKTGGFFGSGESTGSVGVVTINMPRIAYVSANEAEFYQRLDRMMDISARSLKVKRKVITKLLEEGLYPYTKRYLGTFDNHFSTIGLIGMNEVGLNARWLGKDMTDKKTQQFSVEVLNHMRDRLGDYQVEFGDLYNLEATPAESTSYRLAKHDRKRWSEIRTAGKEGDTPYYTNSSHLPVEYTDDIFSALDVQDQLQTLYTSGTVFHAFLGEKLPDWEAAAKLVRTISENYKLPYYTMSPTYSICKNHGYIKGESFVCPECGEKAEVYSRITGYYRPVQNWNEGKSQEYKNRIEYDLAHALNTGDLLSANKGIEEAAVTLNLDDNESYLSNDGCYLFTTKTCPNCKLAKGYLDGYKYQVIDAEENMELAKQYHIMQAPTLLVVKEGIMTKYVNASNIKQYVDAESAYVI; encoded by the coding sequence ATGATTAAAGTTGTGAAACGGGATGGTGAAATAGCCGAATTTGCGCTTTCAAAAATCAGTAGTGCCATTGCAAAAGCATTCAATGCTACGCAAAAACTTTATAACGAGGATATCATTAATTTGTTGTCTTTGCGTGTTACATCAGATTTTCAAACCAAGTTGAAAGACAGTACGGTTACGGTAGAAGATATTCAAGATAGTGTGGAGCATGTTCTTGAGCAATCTGGATATACCGATGTAGCAAAAGCCTATATTCTTTATCGTAAGAATAGGGAAAAAATACGTAATATGAAATCTACTATTTTAGATTACAAAGAAATTGTAGACATGTACGTGAAAGAGGAGGACTGGAGAGTAAAAGAAAACTCTACGGTTACTTACTCCGTTGGAGGATTAATTCTACATAATTCTGGAGCGATAACTGCAAACTATTGGTTGTCAGAGATTTATGATGAGGAAATTGCAAATGCCCATCGTAGCGCGGACATACACATTCATGATTTATCCATGTTAACAGGATATTGTGCGGGTTGGTCTTTAAAGCAACTAATTAAGGAAGGGCTTGGTGGTATTCCAGGTAAAATTACCTCATCTCCAGCAAAGCATCTTTCAACATTATGTAACCAGATGGTTAATTTCTTAGGTATTATGCAGAACGAATGGGCGGGAGCACAGGCTTTTTCTTCCTTTGATACTTACTTAGCTCCATTTGTAAAAGTAGATAATTTAAGTTATGAAGAAGTAAAGCAATGTATTCAATGCTTTATTTATGGAGTGAATACTCCTAGTCGTTGGGGAACACAAGCACCATTCTCCAATATCACGTTAGACTGGACAGTTCCAAATGATTTAGCGGAGCTGCCATGTATCGTCGGCGGAAAAGAGATGGAATTTAAATATAAGGATTGTAAGAAAGAGATGGATTTAGTAAACAAAGCCTTTATCGAAATTATGATTGAGGGTGATGCGAACGGACGTGGTTTTCAATATCCAATCCCTACTTACTCCATTACGAAAGATTTTGATTGGTCAGACACAGAGAATAATCGATTATTATTTGAGATGACCGCAAAGTATGGTACCCCTTATTTCTCTAATTATATCAATTCGGATATGGAACCAAGTGATGTTCGTTCCATGTGCTGCCGTCTAAGACTTGATTTACGTGAGTTACGTAAAAAGACGGGAGGTTTCTTTGGTAGTGGTGAAAGTACGGGTTCGGTAGGTGTAGTTACCATTAATATGCCTCGTATTGCCTATGTATCAGCAAATGAAGCTGAATTTTATCAAAGACTTGACCGTATGATGGATATCTCTGCAAGATCGTTAAAGGTTAAGAGAAAAGTTATCACAAAACTATTAGAAGAAGGCTTATATCCATATACAAAACGTTATCTTGGAACCTTCGACAATCATTTCTCTACCATTGGACTTATTGGTATGAATGAGGTAGGACTAAATGCAAGATGGCTTGGAAAAGATATGACAGATAAGAAAACGCAGCAATTTTCTGTAGAAGTTTTAAATCATATGAGAGATCGTCTTGGTGATTATCAGGTGGAATTCGGAGATTTATATAATCTAGAAGCAACACCAGCGGAATCAACCAGCTATCGTCTTGCAAAACATGATAGAAAACGTTGGTCTGAAATTAGGACAGCTGGAAAAGAAGGAGATACCCCTTATTACACAAATAGTTCCCATCTTCCAGTAGAATACACGGATGATATTTTCTCTGCACTTGATGTCCAAGACCAATTGCAAACGTTATATACTTCTGGTACCGTATTCCATGCCTTCCTAGGTGAGAAATTACCGGATTGGGAAGCAGCGGCTAAATTAGTTCGTACGATTTCAGAAAACTATAAATTACCTTATTATACTATGTCACCAACCTATTCGATCTGTAAAAATCATGGATATATTAAAGGTGAAAGTTTTGTATGTCCAGAATGTGGTGAAAAAGCAGAGGTATATAGTAGAATTACAGGGTACTATAGACCAGTGCAAAACTGGAATGAAGGAAAATCACAGGAATATAAAAATAGAATAGAGTACGATTTAGCTCATGCATTAAATACCGGTGATTTACTTAGTGCGAATAAAGGTATTGAGGAAGCTGCGGTTACATTAAATCTTGATGATAACGAGTCTTATCTATCAAACGACGGATGTTATTTATTTACTACAAAAACATGTCCAAATTGTAAATTAGCAAAAGGATATTTGGATGGTTATAAATATCAAGTAATTGATGCTGAAGAAAATATGGAATTAGCAAAGCAGTATCATATTATGCAAGCACCAACTCTATTGGTTGTAAAAGAGGGTATCATGACCAAATATGTGAATGCTTCGAACATTAAGCAATATGTAGATGCTGAAAGCGCATATGTTATATAA
- a CDS encoding GGDEF domain-containing protein — MEDNKILTRAYVGCATFDSDFRIRVGDEGIYRIIDEGKCYPYSLLLLIHNEEQEDFCIAVQNLKENEVHSGTFHIRLEDGKFYVVYYVVENQGIQYMDEELYQIRLYNIKAFHQVITKQENEIMDYRTILSLTNNLYFSYDMNTTNFTYYWMSGNQEVIVAQQPLLLWKKEVLDNGYVKEQEKAIFGSMCEDLMAGTSNFYYQLINSILTNGKEVVRWVIRGCAVHERMKLDRIVGVIEIEKLTKDVQENFFYDLMNRDALTGLLNKRAITQLAEQKIQYTGKDKFRFLILDVDNFKTINDSYGHMVGDEAIVRVANIVKKMVGDHGVVGRIGGDELFAILDNVDDEKSLRNVLKAIRENVAYAYVGSENNIHITCSMGCAEYPTDGVSYKELFQKADYSLYLAKEKGKNRYIIYNPLKHGEVSCKFPNAILGMEIAFAGCSNTNLFSNMMQSLYEMRKDGIEEVFCQLGELYQFEKINVYYGRELPLIIQWGKINSEDKNAKYLLEQGYQKNFSANGVIVLENMNISKSLQAYQIFMKQNLTFVMQIMIKKENNILGLISLERKVKKSKMSVVDINNLELLCRLIGNIVLDTTPDRNVILDTI; from the coding sequence ATGGAAGATAATAAAATACTGACAAGAGCATATGTAGGATGTGCTACCTTCGATAGTGACTTTCGTATCAGGGTAGGAGATGAAGGCATCTATCGAATTATAGATGAAGGAAAATGCTATCCTTATTCTCTTCTTCTGTTAATACATAATGAGGAACAGGAAGACTTTTGCATCGCTGTTCAGAATTTAAAGGAAAATGAAGTGCATAGTGGTACCTTTCATATTCGTCTTGAGGATGGGAAGTTCTATGTTGTGTATTATGTCGTAGAAAATCAGGGGATTCAATACATGGACGAAGAGTTATATCAAATACGTCTATATAATATAAAGGCATTTCATCAAGTAATAACGAAACAAGAGAATGAGATTATGGATTATCGGACCATATTAAGTTTAACTAATAATCTTTATTTTTCTTATGATATGAATACAACAAATTTTACATATTATTGGATGAGTGGGAATCAAGAGGTAATAGTCGCACAACAGCCTCTTCTTTTATGGAAAAAAGAAGTATTAGATAATGGTTATGTAAAAGAGCAGGAAAAAGCCATTTTCGGTAGTATGTGTGAAGATTTAATGGCGGGAACATCGAACTTTTATTACCAACTTATCAATAGCATCTTAACAAATGGAAAAGAAGTAGTTCGTTGGGTTATTCGAGGTTGCGCAGTTCATGAAAGAATGAAGTTGGATAGAATTGTTGGTGTTATAGAAATTGAGAAGTTAACGAAGGATGTACAAGAGAATTTCTTTTATGACCTAATGAATCGGGATGCTCTTACAGGCTTATTGAATAAGAGAGCTATAACTCAGCTTGCTGAGCAAAAGATCCAATATACTGGTAAGGATAAGTTCCGCTTTTTAATCTTAGATGTTGATAACTTTAAAACGATTAATGATTCCTATGGACATATGGTTGGTGATGAGGCTATCGTAAGAGTAGCCAATATTGTAAAAAAGATGGTTGGCGATCATGGGGTTGTTGGAAGAATAGGTGGAGATGAATTATTTGCTATCTTAGATAATGTGGACGATGAAAAGAGCCTAAGAAATGTATTAAAGGCAATACGAGAAAATGTTGCTTATGCTTACGTTGGTTCTGAAAACAATATCCATATCACATGTTCCATGGGTTGTGCAGAATATCCTACCGATGGGGTATCCTATAAGGAACTTTTTCAGAAGGCAGACTATAGTTTATACCTTGCTAAGGAAAAGGGGAAAAACCGTTATATCATCTATAATCCTTTAAAACATGGTGAAGTAAGTTGCAAGTTCCCGAATGCTATCCTTGGAATGGAGATAGCTTTTGCAGGATGTAGTAATACGAATCTTTTTTCAAACATGATGCAATCTTTATATGAAATGCGTAAAGATGGAATAGAAGAGGTATTCTGTCAGTTAGGAGAATTATATCAGTTTGAAAAGATAAATGTTTATTATGGAAGAGAATTGCCATTGATTATTCAATGGGGGAAAATCAATTCGGAAGATAAGAATGCAAAATATTTGTTAGAACAAGGATATCAGAAGAACTTTTCTGCAAATGGTGTTATTGTATTAGAAAATATGAATATCAGTAAATCGTTGCAGGCTTATCAAATTTTTATGAAGCAAAATTTAACATTTGTTATGCAAATTATGATAAAAAAGGAAAACAATATTTTGGGTTTAATCTCCTTAGAAAGAAAGGTAAAAAAATCTAAGATGTCAGTAGTTGATATTAACAATTTAGAGCTATTATGCCGCCTGATAGGAAATATAGTTCTAGATACAACACCTGATAGAAATGTAATTCTAGATACAATTTAA
- a CDS encoding branched-chain amino acid aminotransferase, with protein sequence MLNIRYEKTTAPKELPAADNPLKFGTIFTDHMFLMDYEEGKGWHDARIVPYGPISLEPSAMVFHYGQEMFEGLKAYKTEDGRTLLFRPNKNAERANNSNKRLCIPTIPEEDFAQAVKAMVKMDERWIPTKPGTSLYIRPFVIATDPFLGVRPSNRYLFAVILSPVGAYYPEGLNPVKIWIEDEYVRAIKGGIGEAKTGGNYVASLASQVKAHEEGYSQVLWLDGKERKYIEEVGAMNIFFKINGKVLTPELNGSILPGVTRDSVISLCKHWNVPVEERRISVEELYEAGKDGSLEEVFGTGTAAVISPVGHLRFEDHVLMVGDGGIGEFSQKIYDTITGIQLGKVEDTLGWTVEVV encoded by the coding sequence ATGCTGAATATCAGATATGAGAAAACAACTGCACCTAAGGAACTTCCTGCAGCTGACAATCCATTAAAATTTGGTACTATATTTACCGATCATATGTTTCTTATGGATTATGAAGAAGGTAAGGGTTGGCACGACGCTCGAATTGTTCCTTATGGACCAATTTCATTAGAACCATCCGCTATGGTATTTCACTATGGTCAGGAGATGTTTGAAGGATTAAAAGCATATAAGACAGAGGATGGAAGAACTTTATTATTCCGTCCAAATAAAAATGCAGAACGTGCAAATAACAGTAATAAGAGACTTTGTATCCCAACGATACCAGAAGAAGATTTTGCCCAGGCGGTAAAGGCTATGGTAAAGATGGATGAAAGATGGATACCTACAAAGCCGGGCACTTCCCTTTATATTCGTCCTTTTGTAATTGCAACAGATCCATTCCTTGGGGTGCGTCCATCCAATCGTTATCTTTTTGCTGTGATTTTATCCCCAGTTGGTGCTTATTATCCAGAAGGATTAAATCCTGTGAAGATTTGGATTGAGGATGAATATGTCAGAGCCATCAAAGGAGGAATCGGAGAAGCAAAAACAGGTGGTAACTATGTAGCGTCTTTGGCTTCTCAGGTAAAAGCTCATGAAGAAGGATATTCTCAGGTGTTATGGTTAGACGGTAAGGAAAGAAAATATATCGAAGAAGTTGGTGCAATGAATATTTTCTTTAAAATTAATGGTAAAGTGCTAACACCAGAGTTAAATGGTAGTATTTTACCAGGTGTAACCAGAGACTCCGTAATTTCGTTATGCAAACATTGGAACGTTCCAGTTGAGGAAAGAAGAATTTCCGTTGAAGAACTCTATGAAGCAGGTAAAGACGGTAGTTTAGAAGAAGTGTTTGGTACTGGAACTGCTGCAGTTATTTCACCGGTGGGACACCTTCGTTTTGAAGATCATGTATTAATGGTTGGAGATGGTGGTATCGGAGAGTTTAGTCAAAAAATATATGATACGATAACCGGTATCCAATTAGGGAAAGTCGAAGATACTCTTGGGTGGACTGTGGAAGTAGTGTAA
- a CDS encoding polysaccharide deacetylase family protein: MKDKIIMLVLLLIFLSLIGRLFYDKANEEATAGIIGKVEYVSLDELALFVTLENEVQLNKQGMVWMDGSSIWDHDITASITVESGYVSDGDLSREPDYVHHYPNLYAKSEADYKSPTDGRKVCFLTFDDGPSANTLKVLDVLDEKKIKATFFVIGEEINKENANILKEVVKRGHLIGVHTHVHDYNKIYKSVDSFLKDYDKAFQKIEEVTGVRPYIYRFPGGSYNHYLKRIRKELVAEMTRRGFTYYDWNVSGEDSVGSPTAYSIKKNISRDLNRYRCPVVLLHDGQTNPLTAKVLGGVIDYIESKGYEFDTLDHREPCQFRW, from the coding sequence ATGAAAGACAAGATTATCATGTTAGTATTGTTACTAATCTTCCTATCTCTCATTGGTAGGTTGTTCTATGATAAAGCAAATGAAGAGGCTACAGCAGGTATTATTGGGAAAGTAGAGTATGTATCGCTCGATGAGTTGGCCCTTTTTGTTACTTTAGAAAATGAGGTACAGCTTAATAAACAAGGAATGGTTTGGATGGATGGAAGTAGTATATGGGATCATGACATCACTGCTAGTATTACTGTAGAAAGTGGTTATGTAAGTGATGGGGATTTAAGCAGGGAACCTGACTATGTACATCATTATCCCAACTTATATGCGAAATCAGAAGCGGATTATAAATCACCTACGGATGGCAGGAAAGTCTGTTTTTTAACATTTGATGATGGACCAAGTGCAAATACCTTAAAGGTACTTGATGTACTTGATGAGAAGAAGATTAAAGCTACCTTTTTTGTTATAGGAGAGGAAATTAATAAAGAAAATGCCAATATATTAAAAGAAGTAGTAAAACGAGGTCATCTCATTGGTGTACATACTCATGTTCATGATTATAATAAAATTTATAAGTCGGTTGACTCTTTCTTAAAGGATTATGATAAGGCATTTCAAAAAATTGAAGAAGTCACTGGAGTACGTCCATATATTTATCGATTCCCAGGAGGAAGTTATAATCATTACCTAAAGAGAATAAGAAAAGAGCTAGTCGCTGAAATGACAAGAAGAGGTTTTACCTATTATGATTGGAATGTTAGTGGGGAAGATTCGGTAGGTTCTCCTACTGCATATTCTATCAAAAAAAATATAAGCAGAGATTTGAATCGGTATCGGTGTCCAGTGGTTTTGTTACATGATGGTCAAACGAATCCATTAACAGCAAAGGTATTGGGTGGGGTAATCGACTATATTGAGTCAAAGGGATATGAATTTGATACCTTAGATCATAGAGAACCTTGTCAATTTAGGTGGTAG
- a CDS encoding peptidoglycan-binding protein, with the protein MPRNDYRVYPAQVETQSLGGLVVDVLSARDNRPISNATVGIQFTGDPSTQPIEELQTSDTGRTELVELPAPPVDYSLEPSAPMPYSEYTLTIKAPGFEPVIITGAQILPTVNALQNILLDPTPSAGVRNTAEAFVIPYHTLYGDYPPKILEDEIKPLEEAGEIVLPNVVIPEFIVVHDGVPTDKTAKDYWVPYRDYIKNVASSEIYATWPESTIYANVLAIQSFTLNRVFTEWYRNKGFSFTITSSTAYDHKFMPGRNFFDSISRVVDTIFNNYLSRPNVKQPILTQYCDGKRVSCPEVMTQWGSKTLGDQGYTPIQILRYYYGDSIYINTTYEVSGVPVSFPGYNLTIGSSGSSVMQLQEQLNAIADVYYPIPNVSADGIFGPATAAAVKAFQKQFNLPQSGIVDLPTWYKISGIYVAITRMAEYQ; encoded by the coding sequence ATGCCTCGTAACGACTACAGAGTATATCCAGCCCAGGTTGAAACGCAGTCTCTTGGCGGCCTTGTTGTAGATGTACTTTCTGCTAGAGACAATCGCCCTATTAGTAATGCTACAGTTGGTATTCAATTTACCGGTGATCCTTCTACACAACCTATAGAAGAATTACAAACAAGCGATACAGGAAGAACAGAGCTCGTCGAATTACCAGCACCTCCTGTGGATTACAGTTTGGAACCTAGTGCTCCAATGCCGTATTCCGAGTATACTTTGACAATAAAAGCACCTGGTTTTGAACCGGTTATCATAACTGGAGCACAAATACTTCCAACCGTAAATGCCTTACAAAATATCTTACTAGACCCAACCCCATCAGCAGGAGTCCGTAATACTGCGGAGGCTTTTGTAATACCATACCATACCCTATATGGAGATTATCCACCTAAGATTTTGGAAGATGAAATAAAACCTTTGGAAGAAGCTGGTGAAATTGTACTCCCAAATGTTGTTATTCCTGAATTCATTGTCGTTCATGATGGGGTTCCTACTGACAAAACGGCTAAGGATTACTGGGTTCCATATCGTGATTACATTAAAAATGTAGCCTCCAGTGAAATCTATGCTACCTGGCCAGAATCTACCATTTATGCAAATGTATTAGCGATTCAATCTTTTACCTTAAACCGTGTTTTTACGGAGTGGTATCGTAATAAAGGATTTAGTTTTACTATTACCTCTTCCACTGCATACGATCATAAGTTTATGCCTGGTCGAAACTTTTTTGATTCCATAAGCAGAGTTGTTGATACAATCTTTAATAACTATTTATCTCGTCCAAATGTGAAACAGCCAATCCTTACACAGTATTGTGATGGTAAACGTGTATCTTGTCCTGAAGTAATGACACAATGGGGTTCTAAAACTCTTGGAGATCAGGGATATACACCGATTCAAATTCTTAGATATTATTATGGAGATAGTATATATATCAATACTACGTATGAGGTTTCCGGAGTACCTGTGTCCTTCCCAGGGTATAATTTAACGATAGGTTCCTCTGGCTCTAGCGTTATGCAGCTACAAGAGCAGTTAAATGCTATCGCTGATGTATACTATCCAATTCCTAATGTCTCAGCCGATGGAATCTTTGGTCCTGCAACTGCAGCGGCGGTAAAAGCTTTCCAAAAACAATTTAATCTTCCTCAGTCAGGTATCGTTGACCTTCCAACATGGTATAAGATTTCCGGCATTTATGTTGCTATTACAAGAATGGCAGAATATCAATAA